A genomic window from Vicia villosa cultivar HV-30 ecotype Madison, WI unplaced genomic scaffold, Vvil1.0 ctg.002616F_1_1, whole genome shotgun sequence includes:
- the LOC131639403 gene encoding F-box/kelch-repeat protein At1g26930-like, with product MLEGRSCVVPGLFSSSCLAENNWSYMKYMPDLEIKNGKRLLGSGNDDDEPQSRKVNRRLDSCYPGDMDSVVPEIDLDDRRKDFEQLNDCEIVEKVVSFSVQFSAEQSQSEQSMLLSKFVDEHQKKQLQVYDGDSMNSNDEPSDEQKEHHGGDSSDSSSLLPRMNRDSSITCLSRCSRSDYGSLASLNRSFRNIIRSGELYAWRRLNDIIEHWIYFSCALLEWEAYDPIRERWMHLPRMASNECFMCSDKESLAVGTELLVFGRELQSHVIYRYSLLTNSWESGMRMNFPRCLFGSASLGEIAILAGGCDSDGHILDSAELYNSENQTWETLPSMNKPRKMCSGVFMDGKFYVIGGIGGCDSKLLTCGEEYNLQTRTWKEIPNMSPGRSARGSEMPATAEAPPLVAVVNNELYAADYADMEVKKYDKGRKLWVTIGRLPERAASMNGWGLAFRACGNRLIVIGGPRSHGEGFIELNSWVPSEGPPQWNLLARKQSGNFVYNCAVMGC from the coding sequence ATGTTGGAGGGTCGATCCTGCGTGGTTCCGGGGTTGTTTTCGAGTTCTTGTTTGGCGGAGAACAATTGGTCTTACATGAAATACATGCCGGATTTGGAGATAAAAAATGGCAAGAGGCTGTTAGGTAGTGGCAATGACGACGACGAACCGCAGTCGAGGAAGGTTAACAGGAGATTAGATTCTTGTTATCCGGGTGACATGGATTCTGTTGTTCCGGAGATCGATCTAGATGATCGGAGGAAGGATTTTGAGCAGTTGAATGATTGTGAAATAGTTGAAAAAGTTGTTTCCTTTTCTGTTCAGTTTTCGGCTGAACAATCACAATCGGAGCAATCGATGTTGTTGTCAAAGTTCGTTGATGAACATCAGAAGAAACAGCTGCAGGTTTATGATGGGGATTCGATGAATTCCAATGATGAGCCATCGGATGAGCAGAAGGAGCATCATGGTGGGGATTCATCGGATTCGAGTTCACTTTTGCCGCGCATGAACCGGGACAGCTCAATTACCTGTCTAAGCCGATGTTCGAGATCTGATTATGGTTCACTTGCCTCGCTGAATAGAAGCTTCCGCAACATAATCCGGAGCGGCGAGCTCTATGCGTGGAGGAGACTGAATGATATCATAGAGCACTGGATTTATTTTTCATGTGCGCTCCTCGAATGGGAGGCTTATGATCCGATTCGCGAAAGGTGGATGCATTTACCTAGAATGGCTTCTAATGAATGCTTTATGTGTTCAGATAAAGAGTCTTTAGCGGTAGGTACCGAGCTTCTTGTTTTCGGGAGGGAGTTGCAGTCTCATGTCATATACAGATACAGTCTTTTGACAAACTCGTGGGAATCTGGAATGAGGATGAATTTTCCGAGATGCTTGTTTGGATCAGCTAGCCTCGGAGAGATTGCAATTCTAGCCGGCGGGTGTGACTCTGATGGACATATACTCGACTCAGCCGAGCTCTATAACTCAGAGAATCAAACATGGGAAACGCTCCCAAGCATGAACAAGCCGAGAAAGATGTGCTCCGGGGTATTCATGGACGGAAAATTTTATGTTATCGGGGGAATTGGCGGATGCGATTCCAAACTTCTCACATGCGGGGAGGAGTACAATTTACAAACAAGAACATGGAAAGAAATACCTAACATGTCGCCCGGGCGTAGCGCAAGAGGATCCGAGATGCCTGCTACGGCCGAGGCACCACCTCTAGTCGCGGTTGTAAATAACGAACTATACGCCGCAGACTACGCTGACATGGAGGTTAAAAAGTACGACAAGGGTAGAAAATTATGGGTCACGATTGGGAGATTACCGGAGCGAGCCGCGTCGATGAACGGTTGGGGTCTTGCATTTAGGGCATGTGGAAACCGGCTTATTGTGATCGGCGGACCGAGGAGTCACGGCGAGGGTTTTATCGAACTCAATTCATGGGTGCCTAGTGAAGGTCCTCCACAATGGAATCTTCTTGCAAGAAAACAATCTGGTAACTTTGTTTATAATTGTGCTGTGATGGGATGCTGA